The genomic interval TTCAAAACTAGTGCTATGGTCTCAACTTCATTCTTGAATATGCAGGAACCAACAAGAATGAGTACTGGCTCCGACAGAAGTAAGAGATAGTCGCGACCGCAATTAAGAGCAGTGAAGTTATCATCCAATGCCACACAGAGTTAAAAGCTGCTTACAGGTAAAGAAGCTGAAGAACTATATgtagttgaaaaaaaaaaggcagttAGGGATATCACTTACGGGTTACTTACTCCAACAAGAAAAATGTATATTTCAGGCTTATTTCACTAATTGATTTACACTGCTCTTTAGTGGTTGAAAGATTTTGCCTTGTAGTCTTGTAACTCTTGTCCATGGTGTGCCTCAGTACCTGAACTCCCGTCTTCTTTTTTTGTCCAATGAGCTTGCTTCCCATCTGCAGTTTGAAGCTCAATGAGATTTTGTGATAACTAAAAATGAAAGTTGCATGCAAGAATCTAATACTTTACTGAACAATGAAGGCCTAATTATTGTCATAAGACTTTGATACTCAGGTCACTAAACTCGATTTGAAAATTCACTTTGTGGGATATCCTAATTGAATTAGGAAGTCCACCAAGCGAAGGAAAGTATAAACAAGCAGCATAAAGTGAAAAACTGTAAGGTAAGAATATTGATCCACACAAAGGTTGATTATGTTTGCAGAAATGCATCACAGAAAGATTAGATTGTGAAAGACGCTTTGATTGTTATTCCTTCTCATCTTCTATTTGAATTCAGGAGTTGGCTTTTTACTTATTTAATTGGTAAATTAGTTTAACAAAATGGTTAGTATAGTACTCCTTTACACCAACATACCATTCATCACAAGAGAAGAATCAGAATAAGCTTTCCAAAGAGCCAGACACACACTTGTATAAAACCCATCTGGACCATATAACTTGGTTTATAGTTTTCAAGGTTATGCCTCATAAGTCAGATGGGCAATTCCAAGGTATTTATTATAGAAAAATGGGTTCCTTGGGGTTTCAAGGCAGGGATTATAGGACTAATGATGCTTGCTAGATTTGTATATGGTGAACAAATGCATGATCCAGAGACTGGTTTTCTGTGTATTAGTGAATGTACTACATGTCCAGTCATATGTTCACCACCTCCTGCTCAAGTAGAGTCacatccaccaccaccaccacctccatcATCCCCACCACCAGTCCACCAGTCCTCGCCACCGCCTCAAATCTATTACTTCTCCCCGCCACACTCACCGCCATCATCACCACCAAAAGCATCACAATCATctccatcatcttcttcatggGCCCCTCCCCCACCGCGTTTTAAGTACTTTTACGACATGCCTCCTTCTGGTCCAGTGATGCCAACAACAGCAGGACTACTGCACAACAATTCCTTTCCCTACTATTACTTCTACGCATCAGGGGCTTCTTCTGTTTCTGCTCATGCCTTGTTTTTCGTTATCCTCTTGGTTCAGcttgtgttttctttttggtgaTGGAGAATTTTTGAAGGTGTTACTTTAGTAGGGAGGTGTTCTATGCTAAGATATGCGGTTGCATTTTATATATGTTCTACACCAAGTTTGTACTACTCTGTTTATAAACACCAAGTTTAATTTGCTAGTTCAAATACCAATCTGGTGTTtgttgttcttcatttctttggAACTGTTCTCTTCTGTGTATATTTTGACTGAAGATCAAATGACTAATTTACTATACTTTTCCATCATCAATATAAAACCACCAGGAAGTTTAAATGGCAGCTTATGCCTTCGGAAATGCTTCTTTGTATCAAGTTATGCAACCAGATCATACATATAATTCTGAGTTCAAACAACTGAAGTTGCCACCCATCCCTATAGACATTCACGAGTGTCACAGTATAACATGTCCAATTCACATACATTCTTCAAATTGAAAGGGCAAGTGCCAAACTGTCCAGCATCCGCAATATAATTTTACTATCGAGGTTTTTGCCGGCTTAAATTATCATTGGATTAACAAAAATGACGTTTCATATAATATCTTATTGTCGTCTACAATTTGATGACTTTTCTTTAGTATGCGGATATAATACCgtcaaattaaattaaaataattctCAAGATTAAATTATGCGTTAAaagtataaaataaataaagggtaaattataaaatggtaCAATTTCTcatcataaattataaaaatatcctcacttatttctcaattataaaaatgtcatctcAATTGACtacaaattagaaaataagtcaACAAACTtggaacaaaattagaaagtaGTCACTTTTAGAATATTTTACGGACaattttgtcatttcttacactattcttcttcattttttcttctttttccttcttATTGTAATTCCGGCTATAACTTTACCGTATGACGATGGATTTGAGCGTGGTTGGTACCTTGGAAAGATCGTTCTCCCATATTTCATTTGATACTATACTTACTCTGAACCGATCACCGTACATGGCACAGCAACCCTCGCAAGGGGGCTACAGCTGTTCATGGTggtgctccaagcaattccgATGAAACCATAGCTCAAGACTTATTAAttcttgttattttcattattttgagcatactcataccaatatttttttcattttaacataatttctcTCGACATGTCACACTCGCTATCACATCTGccatcacactacctgtcacactcgTTATCACATCCGTTATCACACTAACTGTTACACCCAACCTATTACACCCCATGTCGCACTAATTGTCACAACTCTTGTCACACCAGTTGTCATACCCCATGTCATACTACTTATTATACAAACTGTCACACTCCCTGTCACAAtcattgtcacactacctatcacacccgttgcacactacctatcacactgtcacacctcctgtcacaccctctgtcacactacctatcacactgttttatgtgactatgttgtgataagaagaagaataagaagaagaatgactagaaGTAACGAATCTTTGTCTATTGTTATGGGATCTTGAACTTCTCAACTTATATGATCCAACTACTGACATTAATGTGATGTCACACCCTAaccacactacatgtcacaacacAAAGTTAGTGTGATTAATAGTGTGACGGGTAGTGTGATAAGATTTGTGAAGGGTTACTGGGTTAGAATTTTGGATTTCTGATGGGCACCCAAGAACTGCTACGAGCACCCATCATCACATCTTTTCTGATCTAGGCATTTTCCATAATCATCTTCTCCAGATCTAGGAATCTTTTTTCGACGAGTTGCATCTACAACAACACCAGCCTCAATCTTCTTCAATTAGGATCTTGATTCTTTTCAAATCCgcaaccaccaccacctctccTCCTATTCAGCCCCTCGTTTCCAACCAAACTGAAAACCAGCCCCTCCTTCTTCAGCCTCTAACATCATCCTTGTGTCCCAGTGTCCCAATGTCGTCCCCGCGTCCCAGCGTTGTCCCCGCGTTCCCGCACACGTGACGTCGTCCTCACACTTCTGACCTTGGCATGTCCCCTCCGACATCGTCCCCGTGCCTCCGACCATGGCCTGTCCCGTGCTTCCAACATCGACAACGCAACCTTTTttgtggaaaaaaaaatcaacacaaTTCAGATCTAGTTTTGGAAAAAAGAGGATAAAATAATATGTTAATGACATTTTGTAAATTTCATAATATTTAAGGACAACGCTTTAAGGGTTTTTTTAAAATGACTTTTTAGAAATTTCGAATATTGttagatttttttataattacatgtatcaaatgtaatatttttataaaaaaacaaaaacaaaaataaaatacagaCGCATTAAAAGGTAGGCCCAGCCACAGTCCAGCCTCTGGCCCAATAAACTCTCAATTTACAGTTGATCCAGATCCGAATCGCGGCAACGACTCAACAACAGAAACACAGACAGCCTTGAGCAACTgaatcaaagaagaagaaaaagctcAGCTATTAGATCTGCAAACTCTGCATTTTCCCTCCGATTTCATCACCCCAAAACCCTAAGCCGAAGGTTCCGATCCCAACCTCCACCGGAATTCGGAGCTCCAGATGATGGAGTCCGAAAATGCCGCGGCGGAGGACTCGTCCACCGTCGCCAGCCTCCTCCCTCTCGCCTCCGGCGCCCAGCAGCCTTACGTCTCCGAGCTCCTCTCCTTCACACTCGATCGCCTCCACAAGGTTTGCTTCccttctctccctccctctctctctctctctctctctctctctctcattgcTCGCTTTTACTGAATTGAAGTTGTAGTCATCTTCGTCCCGGGTCGGGTTTTGCAGGAACCGGAGCTTCTTCGGGTCGACGCGGAGCGGATACAGCGGCAAATGCAAGAGGTGGCGGTGGGGAACTACCGAGCCTTCATCGCCGCTTCGGACGCGTTGCTGGTGATTCGAGACGAAGTGTCCTCCATTGATAAGCACCTGGAGTCTCTGGTAGTGGTTCTAAACCAGCTCTCTGGTTTTGTTTGGGTTTTCAGGTTTTGAATTTTGTGATGGATTTTCCGTTGTGGCTTAGATAGGGGAGATTCCGAAGCTGACGAGTGGATGCAGTGAGTTTGTTGAATCAGCGGAGGAGATTTtggagaagaggaagatgaaCCAGATATTGTTTGCCAATCATAGTACATTGCTCGACTTACTTGAAATCCCACAGCTTATGGATACGTATGTGCTTCACCGCAACTCAATTTACATAGGCATTGTAGGTGTGAATGAGTTGGATTTACTAGGCTGAACTGAAAAGTTCTTGATGCATGTCGTGAAATTGTATTGGTActttgttatggcttagaaattttttttttgttctcatTATAGTGAGTTGGCTTTTGGTTTTCCTGACGGTGAAGTTTGTGATTATTATTAGTGAATTGATTTGAGCTGAAGCAAAGTGTTCCATTTCTGATAGTAGTGCGGTTATTAAGTTCAAATGTTGTGTTTTAAAAGCAACTGATTGCAGAGGactatggttttttttttttttgccttatCCATTTCCCTATCTATGCAGATGTGTGAGGAATGGAAATTATGATGAAGCTCTGGACTTGGAAACGTTTGTTTGCAAGCTTTCAACTATGCACCCCAAGTGAGTCATGCCCCTTATCTTCTATCAACTTATAGTATTTTGtactctttattttatttaaaaggCCATGACCTGAGctatctttcttcttttggcCTTTTGaattcccttttttttttctttaaggTTGCCTGTTATACAAGCTCTAGCTGCAGAAGTCAGGCAGACCACTCAATCTCTTCTTTCTCAGCTTCTTCAAAAACTACGGTCAAACATTCAGGTATTGTGTAATTATGATGTATTACTAACCATGTAATATGGTTTTTCTATCAATGAATTGGAGATTTCCTAATAATCTTTGTGTTTTGCAGTTACCTGAGTGTCTCCGCATTATTGGATATCTACGTAGAATAGGGGCATTTAGTGAGTATGAAATGCGTTTGCAGGTAAAGCATTAGAATGTCTTGTATTGTTTACATTTTTGTTGCATGTGACACATAAAGCTTGAAATGAGCATCTGGGTGCTTTTATCTGACGTgacttttctttgttttagttCTTGAGATGTCGGCAGGCATGGCTTACTGGAATTCTTGAGGATTTGGACCAGAGAAATGCTTATGACTACCTGAAGGGGATGATTAACTTTCAGAGACAGCATCTATTTGATGTTGTCAATCAATACAGAGCGATATTTTCTGATGATACATCAGGCAATGAAGAAAATCATGATGGTGGTCTTCTGTTCAGTTGGTCTATGCATCAAATTACCTCACTCCTTAAGACTTTGAAAATTGTGCTTCCAAAAATAACTGAAGGAGGTTCACTATCAAATATTTTGGATCAATCCATGGTGAGTGTCTTCCGTTATATTTTACCATTTTGAAATGTAAAACAATTAAAGGAAATACATACTAGGATGCAGTAGGTTACTAACGGTCCATGATTTGCAAAGGTATTGTCACCCAATCAACTTCTTCTAATTACATATTTTATATCAACCAAAACTTGCAATTCGGATTCTTTATGCTTTTAATGTGTAGCATGAGGACAATATGAGGCATGGCAATTGCATGAATAACTTGTTTATGTGCTGCAAAATAGGAATATAAATTGCTTGAAATTAGCTCTTGCTCTCTTTATTCTGACCTTTTTACTTATTTTCTTGCAACAGTATTGTGCCATGGGGCTTGGTTGGGTTGGGCTAGATTTTCGGGGGCTGCTACCTTCACTTTTTGAGGAGTAAAGATCTTCAACCCTTTTTTCTTAATGACTATTTATCTTAAATATGTATGTTACATATCCTGAATATTGAAATTGGTGGCTTTTCAGGGCAGTTCTCAACTTGTTCgcaaaaaatatgagtacagcagttgaaaattttcaggtgaatgttgatgatttgaaaTTGCATTACGCTGCGACTTTCAGTTTGCCTCAAGCAACATGTTGCCTTTTTTTACTTTTCGGAGTTCTTGATAATGAATTTGACTTGACTTTTTTGCTTTCATCTAGTTGGTCTTGGATTCACATCGATGGGTCCCACTACCGGCTGTTGGTTTTCCGGCAAACAGTGTTAATGATGAAAATCAGGATGATGTTACTCCGCCATCTTATCTTATGGAACACCCACCCCTTGCTGTTTTTATTAATGGTAAGTGATGTATAAGTTTTCTGAAGCTAGATGATTTATGAAACCGAGGGTTTgcctttttctaattttgattCGCCTACATCAACTTGACTGCTTTTCAGTTATTTCGGGTGTAATACTAACTAAATTAACTGTTATGCTTTGGGCAATTAGGAAAGTAAACACAAGCTAACCGTTCTTCTTTCGGGCATTTATGTACATATCTCCTCTTTCTGTTTTAGGTGTCTCTGCAGCGATGAATGACCTCCGCCCCTGTGCCCCCATAAGTTTGAAGCACATGCTTGCTCAAGAGTTAATCAAGGGATTACAGACTGTTGCTGACTCCTTACTGAGATACAATACTACTAGAATACTGAAAGATAATGAGTCTGGACTTTTCCTATCACTTTGCCGGGCATTCATTGAGGTACAATATTTACTAACTTGACCTCATGTAACATAGGCATGTGTAAAACATTAACAGGTTTTGTATCAACCCTTTTACAGATTACATATCCTCATTGTTCAAATTGCTTTGGCCGCTGCTACCCTGGTGGAGCTGCTTTAGTAATGGATGCGAAGAGTTTGTATGATGGGATTGGCCGCCTATTGACAGTCTCTACATCCCGAGGGCTTCCCAAACCTGTTGATGATGAAAACaaagataaaaatgaaaagagcGGCACTGAGAATGGTGACATGCCTTTGGTTGAAAACGGTGTCACACCTGTCGAAGAAACTAATGAGACCAATGCCGATGAAAGGGAAGAGCATGTCAAGAAAATAGATGAAAGGGAACCGAAAAGTGCAACTCTACAAACACAGGAAAGGAAGGAAATACCAAGCGATGCATGAAGCATCTTTTTATGCAATAGAAAACTTTGTAGCATCCCGTTTTATTTTATAGGTGAGAACATTTTACTtttccttttgaattctcgATGGGGTGTAATTTATTCGCGTGTAATTATTTATTCAACAGATTGTATCCAAACTTTGAGCTACAGCCTACAGAATAGAGAACAGGATTGATTGTAGAACAAACAGCAGCAATCAATAATACGTATATACTGATTCTGTGTAACATCCTCTGTAAGGGTAAAGTTTTCACTGGTCTAGATGGTGATTCTGGCCTGGGTTTCTTgctgaagaaagaaagaaaaaaacgaGGCCCTTAAACTTAacaaaattggaaaaggtccGGAGAATTTAACGGTATTACCGAATCCCAAAACGGTGCGTATTAAGGTAGTGATAAAACCCCAAATCTGAAGAGACGGAACTAAAACCCTAAAGCGCTCTCGAAAGTCAGATCTCTGTGCCAGTCTGCTGCTTCAAGTTCAAGAGGTAAGAAATCAGAcccaaatgaaaaaaaatccaattaGTTGTATTGTTAATTCTATGGCAGCATGACTTTatcaaatcaatatgtttGATATAATTTTCCAGTTCAAATTGATGTCTGATTGTGAATTATCTGTATTCCAGTAGAGTTGGGAGCCTATGGCTTTCAGTATGAAAGAAGCTTCAGCAGGACAACAAGTACAACCTGCCCCAAGATTGCAGATTTACTCCACCTCAGACACAGTCTCTCCCTTCTGGAGAGGTttgtctctttctctcttgcttTTCATCCATCTTTTTCAGTtttgtgtttaattttctTCTGCTTCCCATATTGTTTTGCAGACAAGTATGAAAGAGAGGCTAAGAAGTACTGGGATGTCTTTTATAAGCGACATCAAGATAGGGTCTGTCCTTTTTGCTGTCACAATTGCTTACTGTCTTGAAAGATAGACCAACTTCAAATTGGTCTTCTGTTTTATACATTGCTTACTTGCTCATAGTCCAATCTACACTATTAACTGATTCTGTAACTACGTATTCTTTGATCAGTTTTTTAAAGATCGGCACTACTTGGATAAGGAATGGGGCCAATACTTCTCTGTGAGTGAAGAACAAAGTTGGTTGTATAGATGGATACAATTTTGCTATTTTTGTTCACCCAACAATTTTGTGTTTCTAATGGTTATTTGCAACTACCAGGGAGCTGGGCAGAAAGTCATTCTAGAGGTAAAGTATTAATTTTGGTTTATGTAAGGGGGTGATGTACATGTTCCGATCAGGATGTCATATATTGGATCATGGATTATTGTTTTTGATAAGCAGGTCGGCTGTGGAGCTGGAAACACCATCTTTCCACTGGTTGCGACATATAATGACATTTTTGTCCATGCTTGTGATTTTTCACCAAATGCTGTTAACTTGGTTAAGGTAATGATCCTTCTACACCTTGCTGCTGATTCCATCCATGGGAAAGGATATTTGATTACATATGTTTGACTGTTTGACCAGTAAAATGCAAGTGCATAATAATTATTCAGTTTATGTAGGTTTTGAATAACCATAACAATGTTGTATTCTATTATTTTGCAGAAACATAAAGACTTCACAGAGTGTCGAGTTAATGCATTCGTTTGTGATTTGACCATTGACGATCTGACTAAACAGATATCTCCATTTTCAGTAGATATTGTAACCATGGTAAATGAaccgaagatatagaacatcAATTTTTTCGATGTGcttgaatgatatataatattaAATAATTACTTATTAAGCAGCTCTTTTGGTTTAATTGGATTTATAACCATTATTTAGTAAAGTTGCTGACTGGTTAAGCAGATCTTTGTGTTATCTGCAGTATCTCCTGAGAAGATGTCTCTGGTAGTGCAGAATATAAGAAAAATTCTCAAGGTAAGTGGTAGTGCTACATCCATCAGACCATCACTTATATGTTTACTTAAGAATATTTTAGTCGTGTATTGGTTTAGTTTCTGCATATCTTAtcgtttgaactttgaagtataattgtaattcaagTAGTTCTTTTGATAGAACAATTTTATGCCTTTTCGGTATGATGAAGGTTTTgctcattctttctttctcttcctcaGCCAGGTGGTCGTGTTCTGTTTCGCGATTATGCTACTGGTGACCTTGCTCAGGTTGATGTCCAAAAGCTTCTTTCCTATTTGGTTCATTAAGCGTTTTGTTGATCTTGATCTTAATCCACAAATTCAGCATATTGCTGTCAAGATTCTGATACTTTGATGCCTTGCTATCCAATTGACAGGAAAGATTGAACTGCAAGGACCAAAAGATTAGTGAAAACTTTTATGCCAGAGGGGATGGCACTGTAAGTTTTTACCACATATGCATGCACAAAGTTACTTTATCTCAATTCaaaaaattgattttgatcCCGTATTATTTTTCAGAGGGCTTTCTACTTCTCTAATGAGTTCTTGACAAGcttatttaaagaaaatggttTTGATGTTGAGGAACTTAATTTGTGCTGCAAACAAGTTGAGAACCGGTCGCGGGAGTTGGTGATGAATAGGTAAACATTCTTACGTCAGTAGATTGTTTTCTCTACGTAGATGTTGGTTGTCTCCTTGGACTATAATCTCTTCTCTGGAGATTTAATTCATGTTGTTGATTTCAGGCGGTGGGTTCAAGCTGTATTCTGCCTTTTAGATAACTCCAATACCAACCCAGAAGCTCCATTCAGGATAGACTATCCTGGTCAAGAGAAAATGGAGCTGGAGCTGGATGTTGACGATAGCATCTTGAGTAGTACTGTCAATGATTTGGACGTTGACATGTCCGATGGTGTGGCAGCAGACATGTTTGGTCTTCCAACTAACACTGATAGTGATAATGAAGTAAAGTTTTCTTGTCTCGCTGAATAACCTTGAAATATTTGTAGTGTATATGAGGAATTCTCATCTTTTTTACAATCATTTCTCTTTTAGCTAATTGAGCTCAAGCTGGGAGGTtggactctcaaaatcaaagtcCTATCTAAAGAGAACCAACACACCTGCAAATCGACTGGTTTAATGTTATGGGAATCTGCTCGGTTTATGGCTCCTATTTTAGAAAGAAATCCAACTATTGTTGCTGGGAAACGGGTGTTGGAGTTGGGTTCTGGTTGCGCAGGCATTTGCTCTATGATTGCTGCCAGACCTGCGGAATTTGTGTTTGCCACTGATGGAGACACAAAAGCACTTGACCTTCTCACGGAAAATGTCATGTCCAATCTTAGACCTCCAATTTCAGACAAGTTTACCACAAGAATATTAGAATGGGGAAATAAAGACCATATAGAAGCCATCAAGCGAATTAACAGCGGAGGATTTGATATCATATTAGGTACAGATGTCACTTACATACCTGATGCTATTTTGCCTTTGTTTCAAACTGCAAAGGAGTTGATTTCATCTACTAACAAGGATCATCAAGCAGCCCTGATCCTTTGTCATATTTTTCGACGGGTAGATGAACCTTCCATACTTTCAGCAGCTTCTCAATTTGGTTTTAAGCTAGTCGATAAGTGGCCTGCAGAAATTTCTATTAATGCATCACAGAGCATCATCAATTCTTGGTTCCCTGAAAATGGCTCAGAAGATGTATCAAGGGGGCCGTTACATATTTTGTACTTCCACAAGGAGTAAGTCGATCTGGGATCCattttatttcattctttcttcTGTTAAGACAGAAGTACATCAAGAAAAAAGGTTCACTATCGCCCATATAATGTCTGTAGTCCTTGTTGTACCATCAACTTATAGTCATTTTAATTTGCTTGATTGTAAAGATTCGAAATTGGATCTTCCCCCGAATTTATCAAGTTCGGTGAGTAATTTAATCTTGTTGTACTATCAACGTACTATCAGCATGTATCTACTTGAAGTTTAGTTCATCCATTCATGTGTATAACTTTCAACCCAGGTCACCAGAAAATAGAATATATAATCAACATAATGTACCAACTTTTCATAGAAGTGGTACCTATT from Argentina anserina chromosome 2, drPotAnse1.1, whole genome shotgun sequence carries:
- the LOC126782942 gene encoding conserved oligomeric Golgi complex subunit 8: MMESENAAAEDSSTVASLLPLASGAQQPYVSELLSFTLDRLHKEPELLRVDAERIQRQMQEVAVGNYRAFIAASDALLVIRDEVSSIDKHLESLIGEIPKLTSGCSEFVESAEEILEKRKMNQILFANHSTLLDLLEIPQLMDTCVRNGNYDEALDLETFVCKLSTMHPKLPVIQALAAEVRQTTQSLLSQLLQKLRSNIQLPECLRIIGYLRRIGAFSEYEMRLQFLRCRQAWLTGILEDLDQRNAYDYLKGMINFQRQHLFDVVNQYRAIFSDDTSGNEENHDGGLLFSWSMHQITSLLKTLKIVLPKITEGGSLSNILDQSMYCAMGLGWVGLDFRGLLPSLFEEAVLNLFAKNMSTAVENFQLVLDSHRWVPLPAVGFPANSVNDENQDDVTPPSYLMEHPPLAVFINGVSAAMNDLRPCAPISLKHMLAQELIKGLQTVADSLLRYNTTRILKDNESGLFLSLCRAFIEITYPHCSNCFGRCYPGGAALVMDAKSLYDGIGRLLTVSTSRGLPKPVDDENKDKNEKSGTENGDMPLVENGVTPVEETNETNADEREEHVKKIDEREPKSATLQTQERKEIPSDA
- the LOC126782943 gene encoding uncharacterized protein LOC126782943; translated protein: MAFSMKEASAGQQVQPAPRLQIYSTSDTVSPFWRDKYEREAKKYWDVFYKRHQDRFFKDRHYLDKEWGQYFSGAGQKVILEVGCGAGNTIFPLVATYNDIFVHACDFSPNAVNLVKKHKDFTECRVNAFVCDLTIDDLTKQISPFSVDIVTMIFVLSAVSPEKMSLVVQNIRKILKPGGRVLFRDYATGDLAQERLNCKDQKISENFYARGDGTRAFYFSNEFLTSLFKENGFDVEELNLCCKQVENRSRELVMNRRWVQAVFCLLDNSNTNPEAPFRIDYPGQEKMELELDVDDSILSSTVNDLDVDMSDGVAADMFGLPTNTDSDNELIELKLGGWTLKIKVLSKENQHTCKSTGLMLWESARFMAPILERNPTIVAGKRVLELGSGCAGICSMIAARPAEFVFATDGDTKALDLLTENVMSNLRPPISDKFTTRILEWGNKDHIEAIKRINSGGFDIILGTDVTYIPDAILPLFQTAKELISSTNKDHQAALILCHIFRRVDEPSILSAASQFGFKLVDKWPAEISINASQSIINSWFPENGSEDVSRGPLHILYFHKE